The sequence TGATCGGCTCCGGCCGCTGGAACAGCAGCGTGCAACCGCTGGCTTCCATTTGCGGCGCGAAGTTCTCCACCACGCTGGCCGCCAGCTTGCCTAGGTCGGCGCGACTCGGGCGAATCGACAGCTTGCCGGTGCGAATCCTCGACACGTCGAGCATGTCGTCGATCAGCCGGATCAGGCTCTGGATCTGTCGCTCGTCCTTGTCGACCATCTGCCGCAACCGGTCCTCACTGAACGCTGCGAGGTTGTTGCGCCCCAGCTGAAGCTTGCGCAGCTGAACCTCGAGGATCAGCGTGTTGAGGGGCGTTTTCAGCTCATGCGAGACGATGGACATGAAGTCGTCGCGCATGCGCACCGCAGCCTCCAGTTCGGCCTTGGTACTGCGCAGCTCATCGAGCAGTACCTCCTGCTCGCGACGGCTACGCTCGAGCGCCTCGAGCTGGCGCGCCAGGCGCTTGCGATTACGATACAGATCGACGAACACGCTGACCTTGCTACGCACCGCGTGGATATCCAGCGGCTTTTGCATGAAATCCACAGCGCCGCTCTCGTACCCCTTGAAGGCATAGTTGAGCTCTCGTCCAGCGGCGCTGACGAAGACGATGGGAATGTGCTTGGTGCGCTCGGTGCTGCGCATCAGCTCGGCCAGTTGAAAACCGTCCATGCCGGGCATCTGGACATCCAGAATGGCCAGGGCGAACTCGTGACGCAGCAGCAATTCGAGCGCCTGTTCTGCCGATTCGGCACGATGCACACGCACACCCGGTGCCTTGAGCAAGGCGTCCAGCGCCAGCAGATTCTCCGGTAGATCATCGACGATCAGCAGGTTCGCTTCGTCCGTTCGGTCAGGCATGAGTCACTCCAGTTCGCGCAACAGTCGATGGATATCGCGCAGGGGCAAAATATAATCCGGCGCAAAGCGCTGGAGTGCAGCAAGCGGCATGGTTGGCACTTCGGCCTCTTCTGGATCCTGGACGATGCTGATGCCGCCAGCCTGTTTGATCGCCTCCAGACCGGCCGCGCCGTCCTCGTTGGCACCGGTCAGCAAAACCCCGGCAAGGCGCTCGCCCCAGGCGTCGGCGGCCGACTCGAAGAGCACATCGATCGAGGGACGGGAGAAATGTATCGCCTCGTCCTGGCTGAGCGACAGGCTCAGGTCCGTTTCCACCAGCAAGTGGTACCCGGGCGCGGCGAAATACAGGGTGCCGGTGCGCACCGTCTCCTTGTCATCGGCCTCCTTGACCCGCAGCGCCGTCCTGCGCTGAAAGATCTCGGCCAACTGGGTCGGCCTGCCCGCCGGTACATGCTGAACCACCAGCAGCGCCTGGCGCAGAGTGCCTGGCAGCCCGTCGACCAGCATGCTCAACGCAGCCAGGCCGCCCGCAGAGGCGCCGATCACCACCGCGTCTATCGGTCGAGGGGAACGGACTGGAATGCCGGCGGCCTGGTGTTTCATAGCTTGCGGAAGATCCTCTCCTGCTTGTCGAACGCTTCGTAGCGTCCAGCGTAGCCGGAGAGCTCCACGGTTTCCTTGCTGCCCAACCCAAGAAAACCACGATGGCAGAGGGAATCATGGAACAGGCCAAAGGCACGGTCCTGCAGGGGCTTGTTGAAATAGATCAGAACGTTGCGGCACGAAATCAGTTGGGTTTCGGCGAAGACGCTGTCCGTCGCGAGACTATGATCGGCAAAAGTTATCTTATCTTTCAATGACTTATCCATGATCGCCGAGTCATAAGCCGCCGTATAGTAATTGCTCAGGCTCTGTTTGCCGCCGGCACGCTGATAATTTTCGGTGTACTGGCGCATATCGCCGATATCGAAGATGCCTCGGCGCGCCTGCTCCAGCGAGCGCGGATTGATGTCGGTCGCATAGAGGATGGTGCGATCGAGCAAGCCCTCCTCCTTGAGGAGAATGGCCATCGAGTAGACCTCTTCTCCGGTGCTGCAGCCGGCGATCCATACCTTCAGCGAGGGATAGGTTCGCAGCACCGGAACCACCTGCTCGCGCAGCGCCAGAAAATAACTTGGATCACGAAACATCTCGCTCACCGGGATGGTGAGGTACTGCAGCAGCTCCATGAACACCTGAGGCTCATAGAGGATCTTGCGTTGCAGCTCGGAGATGCTGTCGCATTGCAGTTGCTTGAGCGCCAGCAATATCCGGCGCTTGAGCGAGGCGCCGGAGTAGTCGCGGAAATCGTAGCTGTAGCGCAGATAGATCGCTTCGATCAGCAGCTTCAGTTCGATGGCCTGGTTGCGGTCCGGCATGTCACAGCAGCTCCACTTTTGGTAGCCACACGCGAATAAGCGAGAACAGACGATCCAGATCGATGGGCTTGGCCAGATAGTCGTTGGCCCCGGCGAGCAGACAACGATCCTGATCGTCCTTCATGGCCTTGGCGGTGACCGCAATGATTGGCAGCTTGGCGAAGCGTTTGTCCTTGCGGATCTCCTGCATGGCCGTGAAGCCGTCCATCTCGGGCATCATGATGTCCATCAGCACCAGGTCGATGTCTCCCACTTCGCGCAGCTGGGTAATCGCCTCATGGCCGTTGCGGGCGATCTCGATCAGCGCACCCTTCTGCTCCAGCGCGCTGGTCAAGGCGAATACGTTGCGCACGTCATCGTCGACCACCAGCACCTTGCGACCTTCGAAGGCCTTTTCACGGCTGCGCACGCTTTTGAGCATCTGCTGCCGCTCCAATGGCATGTCCGACTCGACCTTGTGCAGGAACAGCGTGACCTCGTCCAGCAGACGTTCCGGCGAGCGCGCGCCTTTGATAATGATCGAGCGCGAATACTTCAGCAGCGCCGCTTCTTCATCGCGGGTCAGGTTGCGTCCGGTATACACGATGACCGGCGGGAACGAGCAGATCTCCTCCCGTGCCATGCGTTCGAGCAACTCGTGGCCGTCCATGTCGGGCAGCTTGAGGTCGATGATCATGCAATCGAAAACGGTCGAGTGCAGCAACTCGAGCGCCTGTTCGCCAAATTCGACGGCGGTGATCTCGATGTCGACGTCCTCGATCAACCGCGACACGCTTTCGCGCTGCCGGGCGTCGTCTTCGACCAGCAGGATGCGCTTGACCTTCTGCGCCAACTTCGCCTCCAGCCGATCGAACACCTGCTTGAGATCGTCTCGGCTAGCCGGCTTGAGCGCATAGCCGATCGCGCCCATCTGCAGGGCAGCCTCCTTGCGATCCTCCACCGAGACGATGTGCACCGGTATGTGACGGGTGATGGGGTTTTCCTTTAGCCGTTCGAGCACGGTGAGGCCCGAGTGATCGGGCAGGCGCATGTCCAGCAGGATCGCATCGGGTCGGTATTCGACAGCGGTGTCGAAGCCGGCATCGGCGTTTTGCGCGATCAGGCAGCTGTATTTCAGCTCCCGTGCGAGGTCGCGCAGGATGCAGGCGAACTGGGGATCGTCTTCGATGACCAGTACCGAGCGCTCGCTGGCGGCCGCAGCGCTGCGATCATCGGCCAGCACAGGGACCGCGGGCTCGTCTTGCCGCAGCGTGGATGCCGGAAGCGCAGCGGGTGCGGGGGACTCCTGCATCACGATCGGTTCGGGCTCGGTCGGCATCGGTGAGACCGGTTCGCTGTAGGTCTCCGGAACGATCAGCGTGAACACGCTGCCGGCGCCCGGTTCGCTGCTGACTTCGATGGTACCGCCCAGCAACTGGGCCAGCTCGCGGGAGATCGACAGTCCGAGACCGGTGCCACCGTAGCGCCGGTTGGTGGTTCCGTCTGCCTGACGGAACGCCTCGAAGATCACCGCCTGCTGATCGTCGGGGATGCCGATGCCCGAATCATGGACAGCAAAGGCCAGCTGGCGATCGTCATGGCGGGTCACCCGCAGGGTGATCGAGCCCTGCTCGGTGAACTTGAACGCGTTGGACAGCAGGTTCTTGAGGATCTGCTCGAGCCGCTGGCGATCGCTGTACAGGCTCGCCGGCAGCCCATCACCGAGCTCCACCTCGAACCGCAGCGACTTGTCGAGTGCTTGAGCCAGAAACAGGCTTTTCAGGCCGTCCATCATCCGCGCCAGCGATACCAGTTCGGGGTGCACATCGAGCTTGCCGGCTTCGACCTTGGCAATGTCGAGGATATCGTTGATCAGGTGGAGCAGGTCGTTGCCGGCCGAATAGATGGAACGGGCGAACTGCACCTGATCGTCGCTCAGGTTGCCCTCCGGATTGTCGGCCAGCAGCTTGGCCAGGATCAGCGAACTGTTCAGCGGCGTGCGCAACTCGTGCGACATGTTGGCCAGAAACTCGGACTTGTAGCGACTGGCTCGCTGCAGTTCCTCGGCACGCTCCTCGAGCAGCAACTGCACCTCGTGCAGGCGAGTGTTCTTCAGGTCCGTCTCATCACGCTGACGGGCGAGCTCCAAGGTCTGCGTGGCGAGCTGCTCGTTGGTCTGCTCCAGCTCGGCCTGCTGCTCTTCCATGTGCGCCTGGGACTCACGCAGGGCGTTGGACTGCTCCTCCAGCTCCTCGTTGGCGGCGCGCAGCTCTTCTTGTTGCACTTGCAGCTCTTCGTTGAGCTGCTGGGTTTCGGCCAAGGCCCGCTGCAGGCGCTGGCGATAACGTGCGGCCTCGATGGCCGAACCGATGCTTTCACCGACGCGACGCAGCAGCTCGCTGTCCTCGTCCTGCAACGGCCGCAGAAATCCTATCTCCAGCACAGCGTTGAGCATGCCGCTGTCTTCGATCGGCGCGACCAGTACCGACTGGGCATCGGCGTTGCCCAGGGCGGATCGCACCTTCAGATAGCCGGGCGGAACGCTGTCGAGCAGCATCATGCGACGCTCCAGCGCCACCTGCCCCACCAGCCCCTCGCCCAGCTCGAGGGTACGACCGCTGTTGAGCGTTTCCTTGTCCCAGCCAAACTCGGCGACGCGCTGCAATTTGCCGTCCTGTGTCACGTACAGCGCGCCCACCGCCACGTCGAGGTAGCGTGAAAGAAAGCTGAGCACGTTCTGCCCCAGGGTCGGCAGCGCCTGCTCGCCGATCATCGACTCGCTGAGCTGGGTCTGGCCGGTGCGATACCAGGCCTGCTTTTCCAGCGCCTGAGCATGAGCCTGCTGCCTGGCGAGGGATTCGGCGTAGCTGTCAGACAGGCTCAGCAGGTCGCGGCGCCCGAAATAGCCCAGCAATCCGCTGAAAATCAGGCTGAACAGCAGGAAGCCGCCAATCAGCACCGTGGAGATCATTTCCGCCGTATCGGTGCGCTCGCCTCTGACCTGCCGTTCGTAGGCGATGAATTCGTTGAGCAACTGGCGCTGCTCTTCCTTCAGCTCCAGCCCGCGGCGGCTGCGCACATAGTCGATTACGGATTCGTTCTTCGCACGACGGGCGATCGCCTGCTCGGCAAAGTCCACCCATTGGTGGTGCAGCTGCTCAACGCGCGCAACGCGTCCCCGCTGTACCGGATCATCGCTCGAGTAGCCTTTGATCTTGCGCAGCTGTTCGGCGAACGCCGGCAGGTTGGTTCGATAAGGCTGCAGGAACACCTCGTCGCCGGCGATAAGATAGCCGCGCATCGAAGCCTCCAGTTCGCCTATCTCTTTCAGCATCTCGTGCGCATAGGAAACGCCCAGCACCGAGCGCTCCACCCAGTGGCTGACGTTCAGCAGGAAATAGACGATGACGCTGAAGAAAAACGCGCTGAGGAAACCGAAGCCCAGAGGAACCGCCACGTTGCGGTTCAGGACGCGCCGGAAGTGATTCTGATCGATGAAAGAGTCGCCCATCTGGTTCCTTCCTGAGTGCCGTCCTGTGACGGACACGCACGATCGCTCGGGCAGCTGCGTGGCGCTGGTGCCAAACGCACTGATCCCTGCAAGTACTAGGTGATTCGCGCGAGATCGCCCCACGCACGTGAAAGTCGACCTCGGACTTTACACTGCCTCGCTTGCGAGCACAAAAAACCCGGCCGAACGGCCGGGCTAGACGCATCCGATGCCGCGCGTCAGCGTCGCGCGATGACCCACACCGCGTGAATGATGCCCGGAATATAGCCCAACAGCGTCAGCAAGATATTCAGCCAGAAGGCCCCAGCAAAACCGACTTGCAGGAACACGCCCAGCGGGGGCAAAAGTATCGCGATGATGATTCGAATCAGGTCCATTCGGGTTTCCTCGGGTCTGCCTGCTGTAAGCGTATGGTGAATCGACCCGATCGGCCTTCAGGGGTTCCTTGGCCACCCTCGTCAGGCACGGCGTCTGGCCGGGTGATCAACCCCGGGAGGAATGATTGTCACGCTTGCGGCGAATGTTGATCCAGGACAGCGCCGCCAGCGCCAGCATCAGGCCGGCCATGTTGAACTGACCGATGAGCAGGTAGCCCAGCCCGGCCAGCGAACAGGCCACCAGACCGACCCAGCGCGCGTACCGCATCACGGTGCGCACGGCGCTGCCGACGCGCTCGTCCCGCAGCGGCATCAGCGCGCCCCCGCACGCATGCGCTCGAGCTCCTTGGCATCGTGGCTGCAGAACAGCGTCACCTCGTGCTTGTGCTCCAGCGACAGGGTCCAGAGCCGGTGCTGGTTGGCCAGGCGCGCCGGGCGATCCACTTCCATCATGCGCTGATAAAGCCGCAGCCCCGGCGAGCAGTGGCGCTCGTTCTGGCCCACTTCGTCGCGATAGAAATAGGCGTCACCGGCATGCAGCAGCCAACCGTCGTCGCACTGCAGCGCGACGCCGGCATGGCCGTGTGTATGCCCTGTCAGCGGAATCAACAGAATCTCCGGCGGCAAACCGCGCAATTCCCTGACGGCCTGAAAGCCGAACCAGGTATCGCCACCCGGCTCGTAGAACTGCCAGTTGCGCACGCCATCCCATTGCGCATGGCGATAGCGTTGGTGGCCTACGAAGCTGTGGGTAGAGCGCGCCGCGTCCATTTCGCGTTGCAGCACGTGAACCTGCGCCTCGGGGAAATCCTCCAAGCCGCCAGCGTGATCGAAATCCAGGTGCGTCAGAAGAATATGCCGGACGTCTTGCGGGGCGAAACCCAGCTGGCGTATCTGCTCCACTGCGGTGAAGCGGCGTTCGAACTTGATGTTGTTGAGCGCGATGAAGAAGGCGCTCAGGCGCTTGCGTGGCTCCAGCACGTCGCAGCTGCCAAAGCCGGTATCGACCAGCACCAGGCCGTGTTGCTCGGTCTCGATCAGCAGACAATGGCACACCAGACTGGCGGTCAGTCCCGGACTGAAGCCATCGAACAAACGTCCTCCCACCGGACACATGCAGCCGCAGTTGAGGTGATGAATACGCATAAGACACTCCCATGCCGGGCCACGGGTCGCCGAACCAAATGCGACCTCGTCAACGTTCTGAGGCCCGACGGCGCCCTAGAGTTCAGCCCGTTTGGACTTCGCCGGAGAAAGCGCCCGCGGCAGAACAGGGACCTGGCCCGCTGAACTATCCTCTTGGGTATGACCGGCCATTGCCGCTCCATTTTGTCCTCGGGAGGAACACGTCATGTTCAGCCGCGTTCACTGTCCGCCAACCTGGCTGTCGGCGCTGCTGCTGATGGGATGGCTGCTCCTCGCGGGTGCGGCCCAGGCGGCAGCGCCGGTCACGGTCCTGCGGCTCGACGGGATCGTTGGGCCGGCCAGTGCCGATTATGTCGTCGGCGGCATTCGGCACGCCGCACAGACCGATTCCCAATTGCTGGTGCTGCAGCTCGATACGCCCGGCGGCCTGGACAGCTCGATGCGCGCGATCATCAAGGAAATCCTCGCCAGCCCCGTACCGATCGCCGCCCATGTCACGCCCAGCGGGGCACGCGCCGCCAGCGCCGGCACCTACATGCTCTATGCCAGCCACGTCGCCGCAATGAGCCCGGGCACCAACCTCGGCGCCGCTACCCCCGTGCAGATCGGCGGTACGCCCGCCGCGCCGCCGGATGACCCACCGGACAAGCAAGCGCCAGCAGGCGAAGACGGCGACGCCATGAGCCGCAAGCAGGTCAACGATGCGTCCGCCTACATTCGCGGACTGGCGCAATTGCGCGAGCGCAACGCCGAGTGGGCCGAGCAGGCCGTGCGCGAGGCGGTCAGCCTGTCGGCCAGCGAGGCGCTGGAACTCCAGGTGGTCGATTACATCGCGGTGGATCTCGCTGACCTGCTGCGTCAGCTCGACGGCAAGACCCTGCAGACCCGTACAGGAGAACGGACGCTGCACACCGCCGACGCCACCCTGGATCGCTACGATCCGGACTGGCGGGTGCGCCTGCTGGCGGTGATCACCAACCCCAGCGTGGCGCTGATCCTGATGATGATCGGCGTCTATGGTCTGATCTTCGAGTTCTCCAATCCCGGCACCGGCGCGGGTGGTGTGGTCGGCGGCATCTGCCTGTTGCTGGCGCTGTACTCGCTGCAGCTGCTGCCGGTGAGCTATGCCGGCGTGGCGCTGATCCTGCTGGGGCTCGGCTTCATGATCGCCGAGGCGTTCATTCCCAGCTTCGGCGTACTCGGCCTGGGCGGAATCGTCGCCTTCATCACCGGCGCGGTGATCCTGTTCGATACCGATGTGCCGGGCTACGGCATTCCATTGAGCTTGATCGGCACCCTGGCAGTGGTCAGCGCGCTGCTGTTGTTTGCCATCGTCAGTATGGCGCTCAAGGCGCGCCGGCAACGCCTGGTCAGCGGCGATGCCGAGCTGGTCGGCAGCCTGGTGACGGTGACCCGCATCAAGGCGAACGATTCCGCCCACGGCTGGGTGCAGCTGCAGGGCGAACACTGGCAGGTGGTGAGCCCGACGCCCCTGCGGCCCGGTCAACGGGTCCGCATCATGGCCAGACGCGGACTGCTATTGGACGTCACCGCGGCCGACGCGCCGCCAACCGAGAAGAGGTGAATCATGGGTTTCGAAATGAGCTTCATCGCCGTGCTGGTGCTGCTGATAGCGCTACTGGCATCGGCGTTCCGCATTCTGCGTGAGTACGAACGCGGGGTGGTGTTCCAGCTGGGCCGCTTCTGGAAGGTCAAGGGGCCGGGGCTGATCCTGGTGATACCCGGTCTGCAGCAGATGGTGCGAGTCGACCTGCGCACGCTGGTACTGGACGTACCGACCCAGGACGTGATCTCGCGCGACAACGTCTCGGTCAAGGTCAACGCCGTGGTCTATTACCGCGTTCTGGATGCCGAGAAGGCGATCATCCAGGTCGAGGACTATCACTCGGCGACCAGCCAGCTGGCTCAGACCACCCTGCGCGCCGTGCTCGGCAAGCACGATCTGGACGACATGCTGGCCGAGCGCGAACAGCTCAACAACGACATCCAGCAGGTGCTCGACGCGCAGACCGATGCCTGGGGCATCAAGGTGGCCAACGTCGAGATCAAGCACGTGGATCTGGATGAGTCGATGATCCGCGCCATCGCCCGCCAGGCTGAGGCGGAACGCGAGCGGCGCGCCAAGGTCATTCATGCAGAGGGCGAACTGCAAGCCTCGGAAAAACTGATGCAAGCGGCCGAGATGCTCGGCCGCCAACCTGGCGCCATGCAACTGCGCTACATGCAGACGCTGAGCAACATCGCCGGCGACAAGAACTCCACCATTGTCTTCCCGCTGCCCATGGAACTGTTGCAGGGGCTGGACAAACTCACCAGGAAATCCGAGTAGCCTATGCGCCGAATCCCATCGTACCTTGCGCTGTTGTCAGTGCTGTTGCTGGTCCTGTCGGGCTGTGCGGCGTTCAGCCAACGCGATCCGCTCAACGTCCAGGTCGCCGGCATCCAGCCATTGCCCGGCGAAGGGCTGGAACTGCGCATGAACGTCAAGCTGAGGATCCAGAATCCCAACGACATGGCGCTCGACTACAACGGCGTGGCGCTGGATCTGGAAGTCAACGGTCGGCGCCTGGCCAGTGGAGTCAGCGATGCGCGTGGCAGCGTGCCGCGCTTTGGCGAGACCGTGCTCAGCGTGCCGGTGACCGTCTCGGCATTTTCCGCCGCCCGCCAGGCGCTGGGGCTGGCCGAGCACATCGGGCTCGACGAAGTCCCTTACGTGTTGCGCGGCAAGCTGGCCGGAGGCCTGTTCGGTACCCAGCGTTTCGTCGAGAAAGGCACCCTGGAGTTGCCCGATACGCTGGCAAGTCCCTATCGACGCACGCCCTGACGCAGTGCCAGATGGGCACAAGATCAAAAGCTTCGCGCCGAGGTCGCCCCTCCCACAAAGCTAAAAACCACACCGCGCCGCTTTATTGTGGGAGTCGCGCCCTCGCGGCGAATGCGGCCCCACGAAGCTCAACCTGAGACCTCGATTCCGCCGCTCAACTCTGATCATCCATCGAATCAGCCCATTCCGGCCGGCATTGCCCCGCGCGGCAGCGGTGGGCCTCGTGGGTCGGGTCTTCCTGCATCAGTTTGCGGGTCACGCCATTGGTCCAGCCGAAACCGTCCTGCAAGGGGTACTCGCCACCACCGGCATGCTCGGCACTGGGGCGCAGCACGTACTTTTCCACCAACTTGCTATCCCGCTCGTAGAGCAGCGACACGATCTTCAGCCAGCGCTCCTCGATCTGCAGCGCCAGCGCGTCATGACCGTAATATTGCAGGCCGCGAATGCCGATCCACTGCAAGGGCGCCCAGCCGTTGGGGCGATCCCACTGCTCGCCGGTACCGCTCATCTCGGTGGTCGACAATCCCCCCGGCGCCAGCAATCGGTCACGGACGACATCGGCAACCCGGGCCGCCTGCTGCTCGCTGGCGAGCTTGACGAACAGCGGCGTCAACGTAGCCGCGGTGAGGTTGTCGCGCGGCTGGCCGAGTGACCAGTCGTAGTCGAAGTAGGCCCCCTGTTGCTCGTTCCACAGGTAACGATCGATCGCGGCGATACGCGCTTGTGCCCGCTGACGAAACTCTTCGGCACAGGAGTGCCAGCCTTTCGCCTCGCTGAGGCGGCAGATCTGGCGCTCGAGGTGGTAGAGAAAGCAATTCAGGTCGATCGGGACGATCTTGGTGGTGCGAATGCTCGACAGGCGCTGCGGGTCGCCCAGCCAGCGTGAACTGAAATCCCAGCCCGACTCGGCCCCGGCGCGCAAGTCGCGATAGACCTCATGGGCGGGCCGGCTTGAAGAGCGGGCCGTCTCGACATCCTCGAGATAGGACTCCTCGCGCGGCGTGTCGCGCTCGTCCCAGTAGCGGTTGAGGACGCTGCCGTCGGCCAGGCAGACGCAGCGGCGGTGGGTTTCGCCGGGCCGCAACTGGTCGCCGCCCTCGGTCCAGAAGGCATGCTCCTTGCGCAGCTGCGGAAGATAGTCGTGGGCCTTGTGCACGCCCGACTCTTCGAACAGATCGGTCATCAGCGCGAACACCGGCGGCTGCGAGCGGCTCAGGTAGTAGGAGCGGTTGCCGTTGGGCACGTGGCCGTAGGTGTCGATCAGGTAGGCGAAGTTGTCGGCCATGGACCGCAACAGTTCGCAGTGCCCGCTCTCATCCAGGCCGAGCATCGTGAAATAGGAATCCCAGTAGTACATCTCGGTGAAACGGCCGCCAGGCACCACGTAGTCGTGAGGCAACGGCAACAGCGAGGAGAACTCCGGGTGCTTTCGCGGCTGGCGGGTCAGGACCGGCCACAGCCGATCGATGTGTTCGCTCAGGCTGTTGTCCGGATCGGCGACGAACTCGGTCGGCTTACGCTGGTAGACCTCGAAATGCTCATGCACGAAGCATTTCAGGTCGAAACCCGGCTCCTGGTTGCGCGCCCGATAGGCCTCGAGAATTCGCTCGGGATGCTGCCGCGGGGCGCAGTCGACGAAGGTCTTGCTGTCCGGGAATACGCGCTGCGTCTGCACCGCGACGAACAGTTCCTGGTAACGGTCTGCCGGGGTCAGGGTATCCGCCGCGGAAACCGCACGGGTGTCGTAATCGAAGGGGCTCGGATCGGTATCGGTCATTGCTCGCTGTAATTCCGTAGCAGTCCGCCATCTATCACCAGTGTAGTACCGGTGATGTAGTCGGCCTCGTCCGAGGCGAGAAAGGCCACGGCACCGGCCACGTC comes from Stutzerimonas stutzeri and encodes:
- a CDS encoding hybrid sensor histidine kinase/response regulator, whose product is MPDRTDEANLLIVDDLPENLLALDALLKAPGVRVHRAESAEQALELLLRHEFALAILDVQMPGMDGFQLAELMRSTERTKHIPIVFVSAAGRELNYAFKGYESGAVDFMQKPLDIHAVRSKVSVFVDLYRNRKRLARQLEALERSRREQEVLLDELRSTKAELEAAVRMRDDFMSIVSHELKTPLNTLILEVQLRKLQLGRNNLAAFSEDRLRQMVDKDERQIQSLIRLIDDMLDVSRIRTGKLSIRPSRADLGKLAASVVENFAPQMEASGCTLLFQRPEPIIGVWDEFRIEQVLANLLTNAMRYGAGKPVQVSVSATPEGACIEVRDQGIGISQKSLERIFCQFERAEGSESSAGLGLGLFIAEQIVKAHNGRIQVVSEEGKGALFRVLLPLNAES
- a CDS encoding chemotaxis protein CheB: MKHQAAGIPVRSPRPIDAVVIGASAGGLAALSMLVDGLPGTLRQALLVVQHVPAGRPTQLAEIFQRRTALRVKEADDKETVRTGTLYFAAPGYHLLVETDLSLSLSQDEAIHFSRPSIDVLFESAADAWGERLAGVLLTGANEDGAAGLEAIKQAGGISIVQDPEEAEVPTMPLAALQRFAPDYILPLRDIHRLLRELE
- a CDS encoding CheR family methyltransferase, giving the protein MPDRNQAIELKLLIEAIYLRYSYDFRDYSGASLKRRILLALKQLQCDSISELQRKILYEPQVFMELLQYLTIPVSEMFRDPSYFLALREQVVPVLRTYPSLKVWIAGCSTGEEVYSMAILLKEEGLLDRTILYATDINPRSLEQARRGIFDIGDMRQYTENYQRAGGKQSLSNYYTAAYDSAIMDKSLKDKITFADHSLATDSVFAETQLISCRNVLIYFNKPLQDRAFGLFHDSLCHRGFLGLGSKETVELSGYAGRYEAFDKQERIFRKL
- a CDS encoding response regulator, which produces MGDSFIDQNHFRRVLNRNVAVPLGFGFLSAFFFSVIVYFLLNVSHWVERSVLGVSYAHEMLKEIGELEASMRGYLIAGDEVFLQPYRTNLPAFAEQLRKIKGYSSDDPVQRGRVARVEQLHHQWVDFAEQAIARRAKNESVIDYVRSRRGLELKEEQRQLLNEFIAYERQVRGERTDTAEMISTVLIGGFLLFSLIFSGLLGYFGRRDLLSLSDSYAESLARQQAHAQALEKQAWYRTGQTQLSESMIGEQALPTLGQNVLSFLSRYLDVAVGALYVTQDGKLQRVAEFGWDKETLNSGRTLELGEGLVGQVALERRMMLLDSVPPGYLKVRSALGNADAQSVLVAPIEDSGMLNAVLEIGFLRPLQDEDSELLRRVGESIGSAIEAARYRQRLQRALAETQQLNEELQVQQEELRAANEELEEQSNALRESQAHMEEQQAELEQTNEQLATQTLELARQRDETDLKNTRLHEVQLLLEERAEELQRASRYKSEFLANMSHELRTPLNSSLILAKLLADNPEGNLSDDQVQFARSIYSAGNDLLHLINDILDIAKVEAGKLDVHPELVSLARMMDGLKSLFLAQALDKSLRFEVELGDGLPASLYSDRQRLEQILKNLLSNAFKFTEQGSITLRVTRHDDRQLAFAVHDSGIGIPDDQQAVIFEAFRQADGTTNRRYGGTGLGLSISRELAQLLGGTIEVSSEPGAGSVFTLIVPETYSEPVSPMPTEPEPIVMQESPAPAALPASTLRQDEPAVPVLADDRSAAAASERSVLVIEDDPQFACILRDLARELKYSCLIAQNADAGFDTAVEYRPDAILLDMRLPDHSGLTVLERLKENPITRHIPVHIVSVEDRKEAALQMGAIGYALKPASRDDLKQVFDRLEAKLAQKVKRILLVEDDARQRESVSRLIEDVDIEITAVEFGEQALELLHSTVFDCMIIDLKLPDMDGHELLERMAREEICSFPPVIVYTGRNLTRDEEAALLKYSRSIIIKGARSPERLLDEVTLFLHKVESDMPLERQQMLKSVRSREKAFEGRKVLVVDDDVRNVFALTSALEQKGALIEIARNGHEAITQLREVGDIDLVLMDIMMPEMDGFTAMQEIRKDKRFAKLPIIAVTAKAMKDDQDRCLLAGANDYLAKPIDLDRLFSLIRVWLPKVELL
- a CDS encoding YqaE/Pmp3 family membrane protein, with product MDLIRIIIAILLPPLGVFLQVGFAGAFWLNILLTLLGYIPGIIHAVWVIARR
- a CDS encoding MBL fold metallo-hydrolase, translated to MRIHHLNCGCMCPVGGRLFDGFSPGLTASLVCHCLLIETEQHGLVLVDTGFGSCDVLEPRKRLSAFFIALNNIKFERRFTAVEQIRQLGFAPQDVRHILLTHLDFDHAGGLEDFPEAQVHVLQREMDAARSTHSFVGHQRYRHAQWDGVRNWQFYEPGGDTWFGFQAVRELRGLPPEILLIPLTGHTHGHAGVALQCDDGWLLHAGDAYFYRDEVGQNERHCSPGLRLYQRMMEVDRPARLANQHRLWTLSLEHKHEVTLFCSHDAKELERMRAGAR
- a CDS encoding NfeD family protein — encoded protein: MFSRVHCPPTWLSALLLMGWLLLAGAAQAAAPVTVLRLDGIVGPASADYVVGGIRHAAQTDSQLLVLQLDTPGGLDSSMRAIIKEILASPVPIAAHVTPSGARAASAGTYMLYASHVAAMSPGTNLGAATPVQIGGTPAAPPDDPPDKQAPAGEDGDAMSRKQVNDASAYIRGLAQLRERNAEWAEQAVREAVSLSASEALELQVVDYIAVDLADLLRQLDGKTLQTRTGERTLHTADATLDRYDPDWRVRLLAVITNPSVALILMMIGVYGLIFEFSNPGTGAGGVVGGICLLLALYSLQLLPVSYAGVALILLGLGFMIAEAFIPSFGVLGLGGIVAFITGAVILFDTDVPGYGIPLSLIGTLAVVSALLLFAIVSMALKARRQRLVSGDAELVGSLVTVTRIKANDSAHGWVQLQGEHWQVVSPTPLRPGQRVRIMARRGLLLDVTAADAPPTEKR
- a CDS encoding slipin family protein → MGFEMSFIAVLVLLIALLASAFRILREYERGVVFQLGRFWKVKGPGLILVIPGLQQMVRVDLRTLVLDVPTQDVISRDNVSVKVNAVVYYRVLDAEKAIIQVEDYHSATSQLAQTTLRAVLGKHDLDDMLAEREQLNNDIQQVLDAQTDAWGIKVANVEIKHVDLDESMIRAIARQAEAERERRAKVIHAEGELQASEKLMQAAEMLGRQPGAMQLRYMQTLSNIAGDKNSTIVFPLPMELLQGLDKLTRKSE
- a CDS encoding LEA type 2 family protein, which codes for MRRIPSYLALLSVLLLVLSGCAAFSQRDPLNVQVAGIQPLPGEGLELRMNVKLRIQNPNDMALDYNGVALDLEVNGRRLASGVSDARGSVPRFGETVLSVPVTVSAFSAARQALGLAEHIGLDEVPYVLRGKLAGGLFGTQRFVEKGTLELPDTLASPYRRTP